A genomic segment from Alteribacillus bidgolensis encodes:
- a CDS encoding cation:proton antiporter, with the protein MDPNKLFIITLIGFFVFSLDKNQKKFPAPIILIAAGIILAFFPFFSTIDLTRSFIFDWILPALLFISAYQFPLDQIRKKAGLIITLGTGGIFLSAILLGFSLYTVGQPLVGLSLSGAMVIAALLIPTDPVTVVSILSKSKDKHHLAEAVEGESLINDGTSIVIFSLITGYYFGEKSLHLGSFTWEFVYTSVGGVLIGFIIGYSISKGIHSVDHHAYKVWLSLMLAYGSFYLGEALGVSGVLATVVSGLLLSKELSGNKKEEVLRRDLKSFWGTIEPVLLSIIFIMIGIESLDFVTIDGLLFTIIGFLLSIIVRACTLFPILKTVPRWRQNYTNTDILLLTWGGIKGTMSLALLLGISGESGGHDNLLSWAFMMIMFSLLIQSLTFYPLKQKLGD; encoded by the coding sequence ATGGACCCGAATAAATTATTTATTATTACATTAATTGGCTTTTTTGTTTTTTCTCTCGATAAAAATCAAAAAAAGTTTCCAGCCCCAATTATATTGATAGCAGCTGGAATTATTTTAGCATTCTTTCCATTTTTCTCGACTATTGATTTAACGAGAAGCTTCATTTTCGATTGGATTTTGCCTGCTTTATTGTTCATATCGGCTTATCAGTTCCCACTTGATCAAATTAGAAAAAAAGCAGGTTTAATCATTACGCTTGGCACTGGAGGTATTTTTCTTTCTGCTATTCTACTCGGTTTTTCATTGTATACTGTTGGCCAGCCTCTTGTAGGTTTATCTCTTTCAGGGGCAATGGTTATAGCTGCTTTATTAATACCAACAGATCCTGTCACAGTTGTTTCCATACTAAGTAAAAGTAAAGACAAACATCACTTAGCTGAAGCTGTAGAGGGAGAATCTTTAATTAATGACGGTACAAGCATTGTTATTTTTAGTTTGATTACCGGATATTATTTTGGGGAGAAATCTCTTCATCTTGGTTCATTCACTTGGGAATTTGTTTATACTTCTGTTGGCGGGGTGCTGATAGGTTTTATTATTGGTTATAGTATTTCAAAAGGAATTCACTCAGTGGACCATCACGCTTACAAAGTCTGGCTTAGTCTGATGCTTGCTTACGGAAGTTTTTATCTTGGTGAAGCGTTAGGTGTTTCCGGAGTCCTTGCTACGGTTGTTAGCGGTCTTCTTTTATCAAAAGAACTTTCAGGAAATAAAAAAGAAGAAGTATTGCGAAGAGATTTAAAAAGTTTTTGGGGCACAATAGAACCTGTCTTATTGTCAATAATTTTTATTATGATTGGAATAGAAAGTTTAGATTTTGTCACGATAGACGGTCTTCTTTTTACAATAATTGGTTTTTTGTTATCGATTATTGTGCGGGCCTGTACACTTTTTCCTATTTTGAAAACAGTTCCGCGTTGGCGGCAAAACTATACAAACACAGATATTTTGTTACTAACATGGGGCGGAATTAAAGGAACGATGTCTCTTGCATTGTTACTAGGGATATCCGGAGAATCGGGCGGCCATGACAATTTGCTCTCATGGGCATTTATGATGATTATGTTTTCCCTTCTCATTCAAAGCTTAACATTCTATCCTTTAAAGCAAAAACTTGGTGATTGA